A section of the Plasmodium knowlesi strain H genome assembly, chromosome: 3 genome encodes:
- a CDS encoding dipeptidyl aminopeptidase 3, putative — protein sequence MILICLLFLAFVSYAKCDIPVHCLSRHVEGKWEISLGLLKGESGGASNWGQDYDYECGYRRPDDSVYHEELDPDHLKGRFEEKKKQIIQFNTDRSINIIENGEINPEYSGFWRIVYDEGLYMEVYKQNDEKEIYFSFFKFQRRNDASYSYCNRLIMGVVNVYHLNGSEGSSSSSGVSGVDDLSDQNVRGKRGSKLKDVFLVKMEHNGKNGLTPKRINLSRERFHFVGSKEGAPKSSSHSIDYYNDNYINFDMFTMKRLCWYGKKVGTPDEPTNKIPVEIISPLVLDPDTHNKNYANLKLEWGGVNDKRIQRVNHGQPHTDKALTRLRTLPKHTEKSNKGMKQNSIFNTYREKDVSLAHFDWTDEADVRERLNGKWVKVIDEAIDQKECGSCYANSAALIINSRLRIKYNYIKNIELLSFSNKQLVLCDFFNQGCNGGYIYLSLKYAYENFLFTNKCFVRYSSLYLNKDTKNSALCDRFDTFKAFLKKGSGEDWSSAHVGPLHRQTKRVRQHEPSGGSEENVGGEDMFVGEEVDKSSTQGEEHSGGNKHSRHHMGDVDDVRDEQDLPKDHELSEGYLPVDDSVRDASEVDMLKLRECDAKVKVTKFEYLDIEDEEDLKKYLYHNGPVAAAIEPSKNFPAYKEGILTGKFIKMSDGGESNAYVWNKVDHAVVIVGWGEDTVENLKKKKKKVHHYSDDLDAYASGKEDKAGGKVVKYWKILNSWGTQWGYDGYFYILRDENYFSIKSYLLACDVSLFIKRGDSGVSQG from the exons ATGATTTTAATTTGTCTGCTTTTCTTGGCTTTTGTGAGTTATGCCAAATGTGACATCCCGGTTCACTGCTTGAGTAGACATGTAGAGGGGAAATGGGAGATCAGCCTGGGCCTCCTTAAGGGAGAAAGTGGTGGCGCTTCGAATTGGGGACAAGACTACGACTACGAGTGTGGCTACCGACGTCCGGACGACTCCGTTTACCATG AGGAACTGGACCCTGATCACCTGAAGGGACGTTtcgaggagaaaaaaaaacaaattatccAATTTAACACAGACAGAAGCATAAACATAATcgaaaatggggaaataaaTCCTGAGTACAGTGGGTTCTGGAGGATCGTGTACGACGAGGGGTTATACATGGAGGTGTATAAGCAGAATGATGAGAAGGAGatttatttctccttcttcaagTTTCAAAGAAGGAACGATGCGTCTTACAGTTACTGCAACAGGTTGATCATGGGGGTAGTGAATGTGTATCACCTGAATGGTAGTGAAGgaagttcttcttcttcgggGGTTTCTGGGGTAGATGATCTATCAGATCAAAAtgtaagggggaaaagggggTCCAAATTGAAGGACGTTTTTCTCGTCAAAATGGAGcataatgggaaaaatggatTGACCCCCAAAAGGATTAACCTTTCCAGAGAAAGATTCCATTTTGTAGGCTCAAAAGAAGGTGCACCTAAAAGTTCGAGCCATTCCATAGATTACTACAACGAtaattatattaattttGACATGTTCACCATGAAGAGGTTATGTTGGTATGGGAAGAAGGTCGGTACCCCTGATGAGCCTACGAACAAGATCCCCGTGGAGATAATTTCTCCCCTTGTGTTGGACCCAGACACACACAACAAGAATTACGCCAATTTGAAGTTGGAGTGGGGAGGTGTCAATGACAAGAGGATACAGCGAGTGAATCACGGACAGCCACATACCGATAAAGCACTCACCCGATTGAGAACTCTTCCAAAGCACACAGAAAAATCAAACAAAGGGATGAAGCAGAATAGCATATTTAATACCTATCGTGAGAAAGATGTATCTTTGGCACATTTTGACTGGACAGATGAAGCTGACGTGAGGGAGAGACTTAATGGGAAATGGGTAAAAGTTATCGACGAAGCGATAGAccagaaggaatgtggatctTGTTACGCAAACTCAGCTGCGTTAATTATTAACAGTAGACTCAGAATTAAATACAATTATATAAAGAACATAGAGTTGTTATCCTTTAGCAACAAGCAGTTAGTTCTTTGCGATTTCTTCAATCAAGGATGCAATGGTGGCTACATTTATTTGTCCCTAAAATATGCGTATgagaatttcctttttacgaATAAGTGTTTTGTGAGATACTCCTctttatatttaaataagGATACGAAGAATAGCGCGCTCTGTGATCGGTTTGATACGTTTAAGGCTTTTCTGAAGAAGGGGAGCGGGGAGGATTGGTCAAGTGCGCATGTAGGACCACTGCATAGGCAAACCAAGCGAGTGAGGCAACACGAGCCTTCTGGGGggagtgaagaaaatgtcGGAGGGGAAGATATGTTTGTAGGTGAAGAAGTGGATAAATCCTCTACCCAAGGTGAAGAGCACAGCGGAGGAAATAAACACAGTCGACATCATATGGGTGATGTGGATGATGTGCGCGATGAACAAGACCTCCCCAAGGATCACGAGCTAAGCGAGGGCTACCTCCCAGTGGACGATTCCGTGAGGGATGCCAGTGAAGTGGACATGCTCAAACTACGCGAATGCGACGCGAAAGTCAAAGTGACAAAGTTCGAATACTTAGATATAGAGGACGAAgaggatttaaaaaagtacCTATATCATAATGGGCCCGTAGCAGCGGCAATTGAGCCATCAAAAAATTTTCCGGCGTATAAGGAAGGCATACTGACAGGAAAGTTCATAAAAATGTCGGATGGGGGGGAATCCAATGCGTATGTTTGGAACAAGGTCGACCATGCTGTAGTTATAGTTGGGTGGGGAGAAGACACGgttgaaaatttgaaaaaaaaaaaaaaaaaagttcaccATTATTCAGATGATCTTGACGCTTATGCTAGTGGAAAGGAAGACAAGGCCGGAGGTAAGGTCGTGAAGTATTGGAAAATTCTGAACAGCTGGGGGACTCAATGGGGGTATGACGGCTACTTTTACATTTTGCGCGATGAAAATTACTTCAGCATAAAGTCGTATTTGCTCGCGTGTGACGTGAGTTTGTTCATCAAGCGGGGTGATTCGGGAGTGTCGCAAGGGTGA
- a CDS encoding ATP-dependent RNA helicase DDX51, putative, translating to MQSNLYINHVKKLVENVSDDYFNFDKLTGEGIKPGADGAVATSGVASGNHGKVATAHQKKVHEVHSSLSSNCRIIKIEDEEVEIAKWNDVRKTPINEFIINALINKFHFKTFLPCQSCVLNYSLLSKNGSNSLLSGDIYIEVPTGLGKTLCYIITILDYFLYKKDESGKLFCLILTATEELVTQILGVLNKFEVSNLLCQGINTNMFQMNIYFDELMDSRDTFKDTNILVTTTNKFETLFYSNEELFKDLKFLVIDEVDKIMSFSKSNINSLVNSLSNIVEKYQIATHNLYKPKNFLQKIFVSATLCKVSDNLMSLNLYRPIFFYYIVNYKRNEEFYLSTKKKYSKLYVVLRLIMDIPSKDNLSMLIFCNSEESAHLLYRFLTVYFSYTNEDSYGIKEYTRNLSNKRKKKILNDFLTQKLHILICTDSISRGLDTVNVNYVVNYDMPSHYNVLTHRIGRLSRHNSKRGTVYHLIRKKEKMIMNKSIRQRHLKGIEKMKFKKEKLQDIRRDIKHLKPLIKDIIAKEEAEVLRRHKFYPYDELVKLCGLE from the exons ATGCAAAGCAACTTATACATAAACCACGTAAAAAAACTTGTTGAAAATGTAAGTGAcgattattttaattttgacAAGCTCACTGGGGAAGGGATAAAGCCAGGTGCTGATGGAGCAGTGGCTACCAGTGGGGTTGCAAGTGGAAATCATGGTAAGGTGGCAACAGCGCACCAAAAGAAGGTGCACGAGGTACACTCCAGCCTCAGCTCAAACTGCAGAATAATCAAAATAGAGGACGAAGAAGTtgaaattgcaaaatggaaTGATGTGAGGAAAACCCCAATAAATGAATTCATAATAAATGCTTTGATTAACAAGTTTCACtttaaaacattccttccctgtcaAAGTTGTGTGCTGAATTATTCCCTGCTGAGCAAGAATGGATCGAATTCGCTTCTCAGTGGAGACATATACATTGAAGTTCCAACGGGTTTGGGAAAAACATTATGCTATATTATAACCATACtggattattttttatataaaaaggacGAGAGTGGGAAACTCTTCTGTCTTATATTAACAGCCACAGAAGAATTGGTAACTCAAATCCTGGGGGTTCTGAACAAGTTCGAAGTTAGTAACCTACTATGTCAAGGGATAAATACCAACATGTTTCAAATGAACATTTATTTCGATGAGTTGATGGATAGTAGGGACACCTTTAAAGACACGAACATTCTCGTGACAACGACCAACAAATTTGAAACCCTCTTCTACAGTAATGAGGAACTTTTTAAGGATTTGAAATTTTTAGTTATTGATGAAGTGGATAAAATTATGTCCTTTAGTAAGTCCAACATTAACAGTTTAGTGAACTCCCTATCGAACATTGTGGAGAAGTATCAAATAGCAACTCATAATTTGTACAAACCAAAAAATTTCCTGCAGAAAATTTTCGTTTCCGCCACCCTCTGTAAGGTGTCGGATAATCTCATGTCGCTGAATCTGTACagacccatttttttttattacattgTTAATTACAAGAGAAACGAGGAGTTTTACTTGAGCACCAAGAAGAAATACAGCAAGCTTTATGTAGTTCTCCGACTGATCATGGATATACCGTCTAAGG ACAACCTCAGCATGCTCATCTTCTGCAACAGCGAGGAGTCGGCTCACTTGCTCTACCGGTTCCTGACCGTATATTTCAGCTACACCAACGAGGACAGCTACGGGATAAAAGAGTACACCCGGAATTTATCcaacaaaaggaagaaaaaaatattaaacgATTTTCTAACGCAGAAATTGCACATCCTGATATGTACGGACTCCATTTCGAGGGGACTGGACACCGTGAATGTAAACTACGTGGTGAACTACGACATGCCGAGTCACTACAACGTGTTGACACATAGGATTGGAAGGCTCTCCAG ACATAACAGCAAAAGAGGAACAGTGTATCATTTGatacggaaaaaagaaaaaatgattatgaacaagtcaaTCAGGCAGAGGCACCTGAAAGGAATCGAGAAGATgaaattcaaaaaagaaaaacttcaGGATATAAGGAGAGACATAAAACATTTGAAGCCTCTTATCAAGGATATTATAGCCAAGGAAGAGGCGGAAGTTTTACGTAGACATAAATTTTATCCCTACGATGAATTGGTGAAGCTGTGTGGGTTGGAGTGA
- a CDS encoding sporozoite-specific protein S10, putative — protein sequence MRFFQVVLLLVIPFTVSHLYNNGKLKCGKWDVRNYSEGGRWRILNGEDGRDALPSGNSRDARNDEHSVNEQISPTVRIKQVEFIDKETGESTLVDVEEGGRNNSRHATESESSLRGRNLTDISADEEKGKMLQEDGGGVGRTTSSSMMKKTVEGSNGTRDLIQHREEEEKEDDSKANIQGNAELELKSIPNGKMASIKDNESNLVRNIISQINYARSIGELIKMTDEGETQFSGRSILPKVEKERGNPSPDVIWGGNNPKEEIQKGNKNDEMIKGYANVLLNERKNTLKENVRNLLSRVFNLIVREKLMTRMCQRGEQQDREDKSKGEGCAKRKNCECSDGKKPTPSSSDNPRGDPTNCGLPKLSTNKFYQSEDLYNYYISLEEMLKSRMIRWKTDRVSKYFTFYPSKKIKDNLEDVTENKVFIESVRSILFDSHNKKEQNVYTSFAVVVETLFSLIKEEKVIVDMYSYVNLFFQDLDILNSKVLHFLINSSIENSNFLIPPDDLSLTNFEYILAKIYSRSVLANILSKKMNHSDSKKLSDFLISRNNDLKFTFLEKVEILDSAIPNEDGSSMVLRNSGDQASGPVQVDDDTLCKFIPIRKKLLYEKLNVTRKVAEEVILDYLFRLLVRKVHDYVME from the exons ATGAGGTTCTTTCAGGTGGTATTGCTTTTGGTGATCCCCTTCACGGTTAGCCACTTGTACAACAACGGAAAGCTGAAATGTGGAAAATGGGATGTTAGAAACTATTCCGAAGGGGGAAGGTGGAGAATTCTTAACGGAGAAGACGGTAGGGATGCCCTACCAAGTGGTAATTCACGAGATGCAAGAAATGATGAACATAGTgtgaatgaacaaatttctCCTACAGTCCGAATTAAACAGGTTGAATTTATTGACAAAGAGACAGGGGAAAGTACGCTTGTAGATGTGGAGGAGGGAGGTAGGAACAATTCCCGTCATGCCACAGAAAGTGAATCCTCTTTGCGTGGGAGGAATTTGACGGATATATCTGCTgatgaagagaaaggaaaaatgttgcAGGAAGATGGTGGGGGAGTAGGGCGAACTACTTCAAGTtcgatgatgaaaaaaacagTTGAAGGTAGCAATGGTACGAGAGATCTTATACAACatagagaagaagaagagaaggaggacGATTCGAAAGCAAACATACAAGGTAATGCAGAGTTGGAACTAAAGAGCataccaaatggaaaaatggcatCCATAAAGGATAACGAGTCGAACCTGGTTAGAAATATAATTAGCCAAATTAATTATGCGCGAAGCATTGGGGAATTGATTAAAATGACTGATGAAGGGGAGACACAGTTCTCAGGAAGAAGTATCCTTCCGAAGGTAGAAAAGGAACGAGGAAATCCTTCACCGGATGTCatttgggggggaaataatccaaaggaggaaattcaGAAAGGAAATAAGAACGATGAAATGATAAAGGGATATGCAAATGTACTGTTaaacgaaaggaaaaacacctTGAAGGAGAACGTTCGTAACTTGCTAAGCAgagtttttaatttaatcGTTCGCGAAAAGCTAATGACTCGTATGTGCCAGAGGGGGGAGCAGCAGGATAGGGAAGATAAATCGAAGGGTGAAGGATGCgctaaaaggaaaaactgcGAGTGCAGTGATGGGAAGAAACCCACGCCGAGTTCATCCGATAACCCAAGAGGCGACCCCACGAACTGCGGTCTTCCAAAACTGAGTACAAACAAGTTCTATCAATCAGAAGATCTTTACAACTACTACATTTCCCTCGAGGAAATGCTGAAAAGCAGAATGATTCGGTGGAAAACAGATCGAGTATCAAAGTACTTCACCTTCTACccaagcaaaaaaataaaagacaaCCTAGAAGATGTGACGGAGAACAAGGTATTTATAGAATCCGTTAGAAGCATCTTATTCGATtcacataataaaaaagaacaaaatgttTACACAAGTTTTGCCGTTGTTGTTGAGACATTATTCTCCttaataaaggaagaaaaggtaaTTGTTGATATGTATTCTTAtgtgaatttatttttccaagaCTTAGACATTCTAAACTCGAAGGTATTGCATTTTCTCATAAACTCATCGATTGAAAattctaattttttaatccccCCGGACGATTTGTCCCTAACCAACTTTGAATACATTTTAGCCAAGATATATTCTCGCTCCGTTTTGGCTAATattttaagcaaaaaaatgaatcattCGGATTCTAAAAAATTGTCAGATTTTCTCATCAGTAGGAACAACGATTTAAAGTTTACTTTTCTCGAGAAGGTAGAGATTCTGGACTCCGCTATTCCTAATGAAGACGGTTCATCCATGGTGTTGAGGAATTCAGGGGATCAAGCGAGTGGCCCCGTCCAGGTGGACGATGACACTTTGTGTAAATTTATTCCCATTAGGAAGAA ACTACTGTACGAAAAACTGAACGTCACGAGGAAAGTCGCCGAAGAAGTAATCCTGGATTACCTCTTCCGATTACTCGTGAGGAAGGTGCATGATTATGTGATGGAGTGA
- a CDS encoding 6-cysteine protein P41 codes for MKKLLLVALFYLLKEQLPAHAEEHICDFTKEKYLLGKNEKEYCVVEAKPFDSVTFICPKKIGAQCFQNVNTEDDISKEKMESSKLAIDELLYGSTLYGDTLLISPTVKQSKTFYCFCNLEMKDMKKYLQKKRLSKEKEKEKENAKKKSTVNVDNLENADEDMEVIVPQKQEDQNLVRALHRVRKIMNIIEREKNKEEEGDDSEKKKEEDKEEEEEEEEEEELVVEEKEEEKDKNKIEKIITKYGVMKVVVSTNHTITKGCDFGNNVVNYFSKPYPIERYGGSKVCRIEAKPGEFVGFKCIYDNTGSVEPHNCFDKVFYEGKETDLQTLMPGYISYGNKKKGKYAFYLKLPHFVQHSYTIRCKCRSTVWQYDDYVFELAVEGGESDVVAKSFHE; via the coding sequence atgaaaaagctTCTCCTGGTTGCGTTGTTTTACTTGCTAAAAGAGCAGCTTCCCGCACACGCGGAAGAACACATCTGTGATTTCACCAAGGAGAAGTACCTTctaggaaaaaatgaaaaagaatacTGTGTGGTGGAAGCCAAACCTTTTGACAGCGTAACTTTTATATGTCCGAAAAAAATCGGAGCACAGTGCTttcaaaatgtgaacacagaaGATGATATAAGTAAAGAGAAAATGGAATCATCGAAATTAGCCATAGATGAGCTGCTATACGGATCGACCCTATATGGAGACACCCTCCTAATATCTCCCACAGTGAAGCAAAGCAAAACGTTCTACTGTTTCTGTAACTTAGAAATGAAGGACATGAAGAAGTATCTACAGAAGAAAAGATTGtccaaggaaaaggaaaaagaaaaagaaaatgcaaaaaagaaatccaCCGTCAATGTGGACAATTTGGAAAATGCGGATGAAGACATGGAGGTGATAGTCCCACAGAAGCAAGAAGATCAGAACCTAGTTCGAGCATTACATAGGgtaagaaaaattatgaatataATAGAGCgtgaaaagaacaaagaggaggaaggagacgattctgaaaaaaagaaagaagaggacaaagaagaagaagaagaagaagaagaagaagaagaacttgTAGTtgaagagaaggaggaagaaaaggataagaataaaattgaaaaaattattacaaagTATGGAGTAATGAAAGTTGTTGTTTCTACAAATCATACAATAACTAAAGGATGCGACTTCGGAAATAATGTagtgaattatttttctaaACCCTACCCTATTGAGAGGTATGGAGGCAGTAAGGTGTGCAGAATTGAGGCGAAGCCAGGGGAGTTTGTCGGATTCAAGTGCATATATGATAACACGGGCAGCGTTGAACCACATAACTGCTTTGACAAGGTTTTTTACGAGGGTAAAGAAACCGATTTACAGACCCTCATGCCCGGCTATATATCATATGGAAAcaagaagaaggggaagtaCGCCTTTTACTTAAAATTACCCCACTTTGTGCAACACAGCTATACCATTCGGTGCAAGTGCAGGTCTACCGTTTGGCAGTATGATGACTACGTGTTTGAGCTTGCGGTCGAGGGAGGAGAAAGCGACGTTGTTGCTAAGTCTTTCCATGAGTAA